The sequence below is a genomic window from Chitinispirillales bacterium.
CAATATTTTTTCGTCAAACGTTTTATTCATCAGCGATTTTCGCTCTGCTTCCATCAATAATTACACGATTTTGCGAAAACGCTTTAATTACTTTCCATAAAGAATCGTGTTCTTCAATTAAAATTCGTTTCGCCAAGTCTTGCGGTGTGTAGTTATTTTTTACATCTACAGCCTTTTGAAACAAAATCGCTCCGTTGTCATATTTTTCATCGACCAAATGAATCGTTAGTCCGCTGATTTTTACCCCTTTGTCGATGACCGCTTTATGAACAAATTCACCGAACATTCCTTTTCCGCCAAACGCCGGAAGCAGTGACGGATGAATATTTATGATTTTGTTCTTGAATGCAAAAATTATTTCATCGGGAATTTTTTTTATATATCCGGCAAGTACAATTAAATCAATTTTTTTTGCAAGGAGAACATCCAAAATTTTTTTCCGATTTTCTTTGTTCGCATAAAAAACTTCAATATTTTCGGATTTTGCCGTTTCTACAACCGGCGCAGTCTCGCTGCTGCTCACGATAAGCGGAATTTTTATTTTCAAATTTCCAATTTTCACCTGTTTCAAAACAGCTTCAAAGTTGCTTCCGCGTCCGGACACAAAAAATGCGCAATTCATCTATAATTTCTCCGTTTTTTTGACTTTTCCATCCCAAAAATTCATAAAATACCTATATCCGCTCCAATCAATAACGCCAATAAACGCGGTTTTTATCACGCAGATGCACACATTGAAAAGTGACAGCGGCGCATAAAAAACGAACGGAACTATTTTACTTTTTACTCCATATAAACAAAACATAGTCGCAAACCAATAAATTCCACCCAAAAAGAAAATCGGTAAAAGCAAATTCGCAATGTCAAATTTAACAATGGCAAGAATTACAATTATTGTAATTCTTACAAACATGAAAAGTGAAACAAGTGAAAGTAAAATAGCAAAAAACCATGAAATTCTTTGATGATATTTGAGATATTGTACTTGACGTACGAACCATTTCTCCGCTTTAAAGTAAGAATTTATCGTATCGTCAGTGTCGGTTATCGCATCAAAACAAAACTCGATTTTCTTTTTGTTTTTTACCAAAATTTCGGCAAGCGATAGATCGTCGACGCTCGTTTCGATCCAGCGCTCACGAATTTTCAAAGCATCGTAATCTTTTTTTCTTATCGCCATTGAACCGCCCCAAAGCCCTGAATTAAATAATTTCGCCGACATAACAAAAAGTACAAACAAAACATAATTTTGAAAGCTATGAACAATTGCACCTATGTTACTTGTTTTGGAATAAAGCCAACGAAATCCGCTTGCCGCCGTAATTTTCTCGTTTTCAAACGGACGAATTAAAGAATCAAGCCAGTTGGACTTCGGTGCAATGTCGGAGTCGGCAAAAATAAAAATTTCTATATTTTCGCCGGATTTTTCGACCGCGCGAACCAAATTCAAATTTTTTTGCCCACAAAATTTTGTTTGTTCGGAAACGACAAGCGTCCCTTTTTTGTAGAAATCAATTTTTTGACGAATAACGCCGACTGCGACGTCAGTTTCGCTTTCTACCGCAAAAAAAAGTTCATAATTAGGATAGGGGAGTTCGAAAAATCGCTCAATGTTTCTTTCAAAATCGTCCGTAATTCCTTTGCAAGGGATAAAAATTGCGCATTTGGGAGTAAAATTTTTTGAGCGGTATTTTTTAGCGTACTTTTTTTTGAGAAAGAACGCTAAAAACGATAACGCTATCAAAAAAAGCGGAAGCGTTATACTTAAAATCAATTCTCCAATTTGTATATTCATAATAAAATAATAGTTTCTAAAAATTCATATTAAAATAATAAAATTTGTTATTAATTAAATGAATTTTTATTTTTTATTTAAATTTATACACTATTACGATAAAAATATATTATATTATTGATTGTGTATGGTTTCATTCAAAACAATTAACGGAGGGTTTATTATGAACAAAAGCGAATTGGTTTCGGCGGCTGCGGAAAAAACAGGGCTTGCAAAAGGTGATGTTGAAAAAGCATTGGGTGGGATTCTTGATGCAATTAAAGAATCGGTGATTAAAGGCAATGCCGTCCAACTGATTGGTTTCGGTTCTTTCGAACGTGCGGAAAGAGGAGCTAAAAAAGGGTTCAATCCAAAAACAAAACAGAAAATTGAAATCCCTGCATCAAAAACTGTTCGTTTTAAAGCAGGTTCTGCATTTAAAGAAGCGGTTAATAAGTAATATTTATTTTTTACTTGTATTAAAAAAAAGTTTCTTGTTATGAGAAACTTTTTTTAATATGGAATTTTATGCATAACATTGGGATGCAAACACTACTTCCAATACTTAATAATAATAGTTTTGCTCAGATTTTAAACGATTTTACCGGGCTGGATATCGCAATATTCGGAAGCAGCAGGTTAAAAAAAACTTGGCGTTTAGAAAAAAAAGTGGGCAAATATTCGCTTATTATACCTAATTCATTCGCCTATGTCCCGGACGAAATAAAAAAGGCTCTTTTATGTTGGGCGCAAATTATCATAGAACAAAAATTTAATAGACGAAATGCAAATATAACAGCAAAA
It includes:
- a CDS encoding phosphoribosylglycinamide formyltransferase, which translates into the protein MNCAFFVSGRGSNFEAVLKQVKIGNLKIKIPLIVSSSETAPVVETAKSENIEVFYANKENRKKILDVLLAKKIDLIVLAGYIKKIPDEIIFAFKNKIINIHPSLLPAFGGKGMFGEFVHKAVIDKGVKISGLTIHLVDEKYDNGAILFQKAVDVKNNYTPQDLAKRILIEEHDSLWKVIKAFSQNRVIIDGSRAKIADE
- a CDS encoding glycosyltransferase family 2 protein codes for the protein MNIQIGELILSITLPLFLIALSFLAFFLKKKYAKKYRSKNFTPKCAIFIPCKGITDDFERNIERFFELPYPNYELFFAVESETDVAVGVIRQKIDFYKKGTLVVSEQTKFCGQKNLNLVRAVEKSGENIEIFIFADSDIAPKSNWLDSLIRPFENEKITAASGFRWLYSKTSNIGAIVHSFQNYVLFVLFVMSAKLFNSGLWGGSMAIRKKDYDALKIRERWIETSVDDLSLAEILVKNKKKIEFCFDAITDTDDTINSYFKAEKWFVRQVQYLKYHQRISWFFAILLSLVSLFMFVRITIIVILAIVKFDIANLLLPIFFLGGIYWFATMFCLYGVKSKIVPFVFYAPLSLFNVCICVIKTAFIGVIDWSGYRYFMNFWDGKVKKTEKL
- a CDS encoding HU family DNA-binding protein, producing MNKSELVSAAAEKTGLAKGDVEKALGGILDAIKESVIKGNAVQLIGFGSFERAERGAKKGFNPKTKQKIEIPASKTVRFKAGSAFKEAVNK